CGGGTTTACCAATGGACGTTATTATGAAAGTGAGATATATATTTGAAGAGTTACGCGACGACAAAAATTTTTGCACGGCAAAACACAAAATGCTAATGAATCGTTTAATAGAATAATTTGGGTataccaaaacaaacatttgtCTCGCTTACCCAATTAGAAATTGGTGTATATGATGCTGTTGCTTACTTTAATATTGGAGCAAAAGCATCAtttgatatttctaaaaaacTGAACATGGAACCAGGCTTTCATATGATTGCAGGATGCaaagtatttaataatgaaagaaaaagaaatgctgGATATCGAATAATCCCTGATAATTAGTCAATTTTTACGTgccaaaaagttgaaaaaaaaaatgaaaaaacaactgaaaaagATAGGTGACTTGTATGTACCTGGtggattttgaaaatttggattattttttttacctatttcatgaataaaatattactgtatttaaagtttttactttaatcGAGTTTCTCTCAGAAAAGCAATTTGTGGACGCCGGCCAATATATTTTGAGAACcgtatgatattttttttataaaatttttatgaagtgTTAAACAATTTGACCTCAAAAATCGGCTTCCTGTTGTGGTGGtgagaaaaagttataaaaaatctattcaatTTTTGGTCATTTTAGGGATATTTTGTGGTTAACGTGGCAACAAtacggattttcaaaaaaaaagttattccatttttataaatttaatataagcaTGTtaccaataatcattttttgtaaaaatggttAGATTTAAAATCAGAGGGGGTACCCCTTTAACAACAGTGCTGCTAAACCTGctttttatcaactaaaaaaatagattGCCTGAAATATGCTCTACTCAGGGCCAACATTTAAGGTGTAGGATGTGCCCTTGCCCGTGAGGGCAATATGTAGTAGAATTTTCAACGTTACtatctaaaacaaaatttaaatttatcgacagattttacatcttatattgtaaattttgtaataaacaaaagttatgaccCTGCAAAGTTTACACCCTCCTCATTTTAGAGGTCGGAAAATTtgcatggtcataacttttgtaatttacaatatttttctacaaatattaaaatctgtcgataaatttaagtagcaaagttgaaaattttactacattagtgCCTTCACATATGTGTAGGGACAAGCCTTTTAGAGCTCTTTGTTTCCAGGCCTCCGCGATCCCAGTTTTTTGCAAGACctcctcatttggcataggtaaaaacatacttaagtttggagtttgcaagGTGTGAAAGTATCCTATgtagaacatcaaaaaaaaatcctgaGGGCGTTTGCGCATGTGTGTGCGTAGAGAGAAACTACACCCTCTACTCCTTATACCATACATCCTTTTATGTTGACAAACTAGGATCTTtagtcaaaattttaactttttattgattagctggttaattgtgataaattagaaaatcgaCTTCTAAATTGAACCCCTCCCCCTATGCGCTTTTTGATGACCTCCCCCCTTCCACCCTATGAGCGTACGTACTTATTGGACGACCCCTTTGAACTATTTGTTggtcgtaaaaaaaaaggtttaattaaattttaaataaactttttacataaaaaaaatgaaaactattaaaaaaaaaatatattaacttaaaatatttgttttaatatttatagaaattttatattttataaaattttgatcgattaaataaagtttaaagacggtttaaaactaagtaaaaacGTGAGATGAAACATGAAATTTCGAACTGAAAAGCTTCGACGAAAAATTCTACTTAAACCatcgaatttttttattttcctgacGACGCATATCTCTTAAATAAACAATGGCGAAAAccttgaaaaactattttttatcaacattaattcgtgtaaaaagtgtataaaaagtgcaaaataaatatataaataatttttatatttattataaaattaaattttttcaaaatttaaccaaatcaaaaaattatgacTTTATCTTAAATATGGTACGACActatttgaaaagaaattatatcaaaattaaaaaaatatatatatttaatttgcatatttagtaaaaattcttaaacataataaaaaataaaagtatacataaaatatttaacaaatatttataaacaatattatttaaaaaattatatattaataacataataactAAAACTgagaatataatataaatataatataaaataaaaatataacaaaaaaaacaacaataaattatgtaccgtaaataataaataataaattatgtaccgtaatttaaaaagcataatatttataataataataacaataaaaaataattataacaataaaaaaattataaaaatttatatagcataataatagatatttaataaattaataatttatattataattataactattaatatatttgaaaacgaattattttatgatattttattaataaaaatttaaacttttaaataataaatctaataatctagtaaaattaatttgtatatttaaaaacatatttattataaattaatacattaaatatttcattatttatttataattattgttttttttaatatatttaaatattaaatatttcatcttgttgtaaagttttttaattcatcgaggttacaaaaataattttcacgGTACTTGATCATAAACTCCTTGATATTCGAACAACGAATCCATTcacaaatttctttaataaaatcaatgtcTTTGTGAAGTTCAAGATGTAATTCTTCACAAAGATTAATCCACGGAAGAAAATtctcttcaaaatctttttttgttactaaataACGTGAGATCCATAAGTACAACACTTCAATCTTATCTTTCGGTTTCCATCCTTCGAAATTAATTGGACGACGAAAGATGACATAGCGAACATTAGTTGAacattgtattaaaagttttttttcttcatcacttaaaatatttttgtcaacaCGTAACGACCGTAACTTTCTTCCAGATTTTAAGTAatgatttatgaaataattttcgCAAGAAGTTAAGTAAGAAGTTTTTCCATCGTCAATCGAAATACTCCACCATCGTTTATCaacaattgattttatttcatcagTAAATGATGATtgactttcataaaaacattcaatgaATAAATCATGGTAATCTTTTCGATCTTTACTTTTACTTAGACGatctaaagtaaaattaaatattaattataaaaataaacaaataaattattaaaataataaattataacattaaaaattatatacattataatattctacatattcatacatataattttattaatttttatgaatttaatgattgaataaaaaatcatatacaattttttatttttattaaatagattttattttacataataatattatagacataaattaatattaaattaaaatgatatataaaaatattaaaatagtgaaacttttaaataaaataattctttaaaaaaattataaaaatatagacaattttttaattttgttaatttaaacattttatcacatttttaaaacgaagtaaattaaatataagtaataaattaaatatatttaaaataacataacaaaaattattcatttatataacttaaaaatactttcttttattcatatattccaaaaaaatttcGTCGTTcggttgttttaataaaatataaaacattttattaaacaagtgaatgttttttataaatcaaatttcaaaagaaattttgtaaaaagaatatttgttcattcgatttcgacgttgattaaaaactttgacgaatttatttctttaaggACGATTTATAGTGAACTCGTAAAATACTGAAACTTTCAACAGTGCAGGAACAAAGTGCAGGAACAAAgtgcagaaaaaaaagttaggaaaaatatttcgcactttattcaaataaataaccCGTTGAAAATATCCGCATTATCGCATTTTATCTTTCTTccaaatgatatatttttataaattttataagataaaatataatatgtgaTACAAAATGCGTTTCTTGATTTATACTGAGCGATTAAAGTCTAAACAGAAATACGCAAGACTTATGAAAAAAGGCTGTCATGGTGAAATACAAAGAAATTAGAAAGATTCATAATAAAGAGACTTTTACACATCATAGTCAAcattatttcatcattaaagCATAGCtacaaaatgtaatatatatacaatatataaaaacaagcaaCAAACATACCTTAGATAAGCCGATAAacgattaaatttaaaatttaccattAAAACGCATAAAATTGCATCAAATGAcatactgttttaaaaagtaaaaaataaatccatgtaacaaacattttaacgtaaacaagaaaataatttcTCATTCACAactgtttcataaaaaaaatatttctctgaAACTTTTTGCAAAAGAAACACAGGTTCATGCCAGAATATTTAACTTAGACGAACTGTCGACTTACATTAAAAATAGTACCATATTGTGCAAATGTTGTAAACATATAGAACGAAAAAGAAACGATAAAAAACAGTCGGTTGAAAATGCAATTGAATAATACCTCAGTATGGTTATAAAAGTAGTATGACATAGATACTATACATTTATCATAATGTACTAACTTTTGGCATAGAAAAGTAtggcaaacattttttaaagtaaaaaatttgtaaaaacaatgttttccaCGCGacgataacatttttttttgcagtgtaGAGTTTTTGTGGCGAGATGATGTGTTaacttaagaattttttaaggtttataaatatgcttttttttttttgcaccacTAACGTTTTGAAGGCAGGTTGATTCCtttttcaacatatttatttaattttttacatctaTTTTCAATGTACCctttaattgaaaaacttaCTCTTTCATACTCAATTATCGTATTTCCAAGAGGAAACTCATATTATATTTCcatacgttaaaaaaaaaaaaaaaaaaaacaaattaacgaataaaaaacttcaatttcGTTAAAGCATTATTTTCAAGTTGCGATATTCTTATAAAGAATTTTCATACACAAATGGAGatgaaacaatataaaatcgttcgtttttataaaatatttcaccattttcatattaatttaaaactctttCCATTAACATATAAcgattaaatatataaacagtttgaaaattataaacacGTATCTATAtgctattattttatattaaaaagaataagcTTATGGatagaaatcaaaatattataataaatgttacaTTAAATTGAaaggtttatatattttagcaatttaatcttgtatatttataatataatttaaaaatgatatatccacaataaaaaaatacttattatcaTCAATCCTATACAAAAGACAGTCGTCGTAAgttattgttttagaaatatataaatttagttttaaaacaaaaaacttttttaataaaaacaaacaaatgaatATAAAACTGAAGAATTTACTTAcgaatatatattactatatataaattacttacGAATTTCAGGAAGTTTTGTTACCCGTGTATGTTTTAATAAACGATGGTGACGCTATGAGTtcgtaaaacttttttaagaaaaaaaaaaacgttaggTTGTATATACTTAAAACTCGACGATCGaactttaaaaagatctttTCACATATtcgaaaaaattttgaatcaaccGTTTAGTTTTATAGAATGATATCGTAACTATCGCAACcgtttttatgaaatatatagtCTAATAAATGTCGAAAA
This genomic interval from Hydra vulgaris chromosome 01, alternate assembly HydraT2T_AEP contains the following:
- the LOC136073952 gene encoding uncharacterized protein LOC136073952 is translated as MEDSSNKKYILNICKIAYKLFVENKIIFSKEDIQAFYSDFDKNEEVMANKRLKIIPMICGLANKNQNSLIKFLVNLNPLNESLPWLSSFRNWFSGNRKISHTGIIWILDRLSKSKDRKDYHDLFIECFYESQSSFTDEIKSIVDKRWWSISIDDGKTSYLTSCENYFINHYLKSGRKLRSLRVDKNILSDEEKKLLIQCSTNVRYVIFRRPINFEGWKPKDKIEVLYLWISRYLVTKKDFEENFLPWINLCEELHLELHKDIDFIKEICEWIRCSNIKEFMIKYRENYFCNLDELKNFTTR